A region from the Pseudomonas promysalinigenes genome encodes:
- the rsmG gene encoding 16S rRNA (guanine(527)-N(7))-methyltransferase RsmG has protein sequence MSSLVTPQHAEELSTGAHQLGVELSAEQQEKLLGYLALLIKWNKAYNLTAVRDPDEMVSRHLLDSLSVMSFIHSERDSWLDVGSGGGMPGIPLAILHPQKRVTVLDANGKKTRFLTQVKMELKLDNLTVIHSRVEAFTPSSPFSGIISRAFSSMDNFTNWTRHLGDTGTQWLAMKGLHPADELVALPADFTVESEQALTVPGCQGQRHLLILRRKA, from the coding sequence TTGAGTTCCTTGGTCACCCCGCAACATGCCGAAGAGTTGTCCACAGGTGCGCATCAGCTTGGTGTCGAGTTGAGCGCCGAGCAGCAGGAAAAGCTGCTGGGTTACCTGGCCCTGTTGATCAAGTGGAACAAAGCCTACAACCTTACCGCCGTGCGCGATCCTGACGAGATGGTTTCCCGTCATCTGCTGGACAGCCTCAGCGTGATGTCGTTTATCCACAGCGAACGTGACAGCTGGCTGGACGTGGGCAGTGGCGGTGGTATGCCTGGCATCCCCTTGGCTATCCTGCATCCGCAAAAGCGTGTGACGGTACTGGACGCCAACGGCAAAAAGACCCGCTTCCTGACTCAGGTCAAAATGGAGCTCAAGTTGGACAACCTTACGGTTATCCACAGCCGAGTGGAGGCCTTTACGCCGTCCTCTCCATTCAGCGGAATCATCTCGCGCGCCTTCAGCAGTATGGACAACTTCACCAACTGGACCCGCCATCTAGGCGACACCGGGACGCAATGGCTTGCAATGAAGGGGCTGCATCCTGCCGACGAACTGGTAGCATTGCCCGCAGACTTCACAGTGGAAAGCGAGCAGGCCCTGACCGTTCCAGGTTGCCAGGGCCAGCGCCATCTGC